The following coding sequences are from one uncultured Cohaesibacter sp. window:
- a CDS encoding transcription antitermination factor NusB, protein MEKSHSSGKSGMDARAGALRLIHAVLSEKALLDEAYAHELAEGPLRKLNGSDRAFAKRIATTVLQHLGEIDMVLSRFMDRGIPKKSGPLRNILRIGTAELLFLKTPPHAVVDCAVSQYRTWRKYAGFKGLTNAVLRRISKEGENELQSIDPAKTTLPGWMYDSLCSAYGQEATSAMMEQFQKAQIPLDLSLKDPATADEWAERLGAEKMPTGSLRLASHEKVDTLEGFAEGAWWVQDAAATLPVQMLGNVKGQKVLDLCAAPGGKTLQLAALGAEVTALDISAKRLKRIEENLERVALSAKLIKGDLLKTKFDEKWPFILLDAPCSATGTMRRHPELIHQRAPEDIAHFSKLQAKMLDHVASLLAPDGQMVFCTCSLQPEEGPALIADFLMQNPEFGIEPLNPEKTPHLAPFIQPDGSLRTRPDFWPEAGGMDGFFAIKLRNFAKA, encoded by the coding sequence ATGGAAAAATCTCACTCTTCGGGAAAAAGCGGAATGGACGCGCGCGCCGGAGCCTTACGTCTTATCCACGCTGTTCTGAGCGAAAAAGCCCTGCTTGACGAAGCTTATGCGCACGAACTGGCCGAAGGGCCTTTGCGCAAGCTGAACGGCAGCGACCGGGCTTTTGCCAAGCGCATTGCCACGACGGTCTTGCAGCATCTGGGTGAAATTGACATGGTGCTGAGCCGTTTCATGGACCGGGGTATTCCGAAGAAATCCGGTCCTTTGCGCAACATCTTGCGCATCGGCACCGCCGAGCTTCTGTTTTTAAAAACCCCGCCGCATGCCGTTGTTGATTGTGCCGTATCGCAATATCGCACCTGGCGCAAATATGCCGGCTTCAAGGGCCTGACAAACGCGGTTCTGCGTCGGATCAGCAAGGAAGGCGAAAACGAGCTGCAATCCATCGACCCGGCAAAAACCACTTTGCCCGGCTGGATGTATGATTCTCTCTGCTCAGCTTATGGTCAGGAAGCCACCAGCGCCATGATGGAGCAGTTTCAAAAAGCACAGATTCCGCTCGATCTGAGCTTGAAAGATCCCGCAACTGCGGATGAATGGGCGGAACGACTTGGTGCCGAAAAAATGCCAACTGGCAGCCTGCGCCTTGCCAGCCACGAAAAAGTCGACACGCTGGAAGGCTTTGCCGAAGGGGCATGGTGGGTGCAGGATGCAGCCGCAACATTGCCCGTTCAGATGCTGGGAAATGTGAAAGGGCAAAAGGTCCTTGATCTGTGCGCCGCGCCGGGAGGCAAGACCCTGCAGTTGGCCGCTCTGGGTGCGGAGGTAACCGCGCTTGATATCTCGGCAAAACGCCTCAAACGCATTGAGGAAAATCTGGAGCGCGTCGCTCTTTCTGCAAAGCTCATCAAAGGCGATTTGCTCAAAACCAAGTTTGATGAAAAATGGCCGTTCATTCTGCTCGACGCCCCCTGTTCGGCAACGGGCACCATGCGCCGCCATCCAGAACTCATTCATCAACGCGCTCCTGAGGACATAGCCCACTTTTCAAAACTGCAAGCAAAAATGCTCGATCATGTGGCAAGCCTGCTGGCACCCGATGGCCAGATGGTTTTCTGCACCTGCTCTCTTCAACCGGAAGAAGGGCCAGCCCTTATCGCCGATTTCCTGATGCAAAATCCGGAATTTGGCATTGAGCCTCTGAACCCCGAAAAAACCCCTCACCTTGCCCCCTTCATTCAACCTGATGGCAGCCTTCGCACACGGCCCGATTTTTGGCCTGAAGCAGGTGGAATGGATGGCTTCTTTGCAATCAAGCTACGTAATTTCGCCAAGGCCTGA
- a CDS encoding DNA translocase FtsK yields MTTFDDYRTAPYEGGAMDRRDRDGALKHALRRNAYAGLGLLGLLLCGIVVTSLVTWHVADPSLSNATEGTPRNAFGLAGAIISDLSFQGLGLASAFLIITPAVWFWRLVLMQPARISRNKFMAWFAGLCILAVGFSSIPAPTSWPLPLSLGGMVGDAFLTSIARFDSQLMQGPWAILVGAVAMLLGVMILIASVDLGFRDLLLRRKPARQIEQNAADLDEEDYDESEYQGDWEEEEDEGFDYNKEPNGTLDRKKAGRSRKSSLFSIPLGAFTHWQLSRKASKNRKMHEKAAQQQRKPQKPSWFANLFAGDDDGLEALTNRMEPRLEPASQSGYQRQAPGAAAHMGYSGPEDFAPQHAQHGEPEDYYEDEDDWDDNAAQQSAPVGIAPPELNRPSSNPNNRAQTNEGAATKPAANSARGGKGKRMVKSGQGNLFTRKDEYQFPSLDILSEPESLGPNAGLTADQLEHNARLLEGVLSDFGIRGEIIKVRPGPVVTLYELEPAPGIKSSRVIGLADDIARSMSAISARVAVVPGRNAIGIELPNARRETVYLREMLASKDFEKSKAKLPICLGKNISGDPVVVDLARMPHVLVAGTTGSGKSVSINTTIMSLLYRHTPEDCRLIMIDPKMLELSVYDGIPHLLTPVVTDPSKAVVALKWAVREMEQRYKNMSKMGVRNIDGFNKRVRDSMAKGADVTRTIQTGFDPETGDPIYEQETLDLEPMPYIVIVVDEMADLMMVAGKDIEGAIQRLAQMARAAGIHLIMATQRPSVDVITGTIKANFPTRMSFQVTSKIDSRTILGEMGAEQLLGMGDMLYMAGGGRIQRVHGAFVDDEEVEEVVAHLKRQGTPEYLEAVTEETDSDQADGPIGGGGSSDAETLYDKAVDIVLRDRKASTSYIQRRLSIGYNRAATLIEQMEKEGVISPANHAGKREILVPEEGAPM; encoded by the coding sequence ATGACCACATTCGACGACTATCGAACCGCACCCTATGAAGGCGGAGCAATGGACAGACGAGATCGCGACGGAGCCTTGAAGCATGCCCTGCGGCGCAATGCCTATGCTGGCCTTGGGCTGCTGGGGCTATTGCTATGTGGCATCGTGGTAACCAGTCTGGTTACATGGCATGTGGCAGACCCAAGCCTTTCCAATGCCACCGAAGGCACGCCGCGCAACGCATTCGGACTAGCCGGGGCCATTATCTCTGACTTGAGTTTTCAGGGATTGGGCCTCGCCTCGGCTTTCCTGATCATCACGCCGGCAGTGTGGTTCTGGCGGCTGGTCCTGATGCAACCGGCACGCATAAGCCGTAACAAATTCATGGCCTGGTTTGCTGGTCTTTGCATCCTGGCGGTTGGATTCTCAAGCATTCCCGCCCCGACCAGTTGGCCCCTGCCGCTCAGTCTGGGTGGCATGGTCGGCGATGCCTTTCTGACATCTATTGCTCGCTTTGACAGTCAATTGATGCAAGGTCCATGGGCAATCCTTGTTGGCGCAGTAGCAATGCTGCTGGGCGTGATGATCCTGATCGCTTCTGTTGATCTGGGCTTTAGAGATCTCCTCTTGCGCCGCAAACCAGCCCGCCAGATCGAGCAGAACGCTGCAGATCTGGACGAGGAAGACTATGACGAATCCGAATATCAAGGCGATTGGGAAGAGGAAGAAGACGAGGGCTTTGACTATAACAAGGAGCCGAACGGAACGCTGGATCGCAAGAAGGCAGGCCGGTCGCGCAAATCATCTCTATTCTCCATTCCTCTTGGCGCTTTCACCCACTGGCAACTTTCACGTAAAGCCAGCAAGAACCGGAAAATGCATGAGAAGGCCGCTCAACAGCAGCGCAAACCCCAAAAGCCATCCTGGTTTGCAAATCTGTTTGCCGGAGATGATGACGGCCTTGAAGCATTGACCAACCGCATGGAACCGCGCCTTGAGCCCGCGTCCCAGTCTGGTTATCAGCGACAAGCCCCCGGTGCTGCAGCACATATGGGCTATTCCGGGCCTGAGGACTTTGCCCCACAACATGCTCAGCATGGCGAGCCTGAAGACTATTATGAAGACGAGGACGATTGGGACGACAATGCTGCACAACAATCTGCACCTGTCGGCATAGCCCCACCCGAACTCAATCGGCCATCCAGCAACCCGAACAACAGAGCCCAAACAAACGAGGGCGCAGCGACAAAACCGGCTGCGAATTCGGCCAGAGGTGGCAAGGGCAAACGCATGGTCAAATCCGGACAGGGAAATCTGTTCACCCGCAAGGATGAATATCAGTTTCCCTCTCTTGATATTTTGTCCGAACCCGAAAGCCTTGGTCCCAACGCAGGCCTTACTGCCGATCAGCTCGAACATAACGCCCGCCTTCTGGAAGGCGTCCTGTCGGACTTCGGCATCCGTGGTGAAATCATCAAGGTTCGCCCCGGTCCCGTCGTAACGCTCTATGAATTGGAACCGGCACCAGGAATCAAGTCCTCGCGCGTCATTGGTCTGGCCGACGACATCGCCCGCTCCATGAGCGCCATTTCCGCACGCGTGGCCGTTGTTCCGGGCAGAAATGCCATCGGCATCGAGTTGCCAAATGCTCGCCGCGAAACTGTCTATCTGAGAGAAATGCTGGCCTCCAAGGATTTCGAAAAATCCAAGGCCAAGCTGCCGATTTGCCTTGGCAAAAACATCTCTGGCGATCCGGTGGTCGTCGATCTGGCTCGCATGCCGCACGTTCTCGTTGCTGGCACCACGGGCTCTGGTAAGTCTGTTTCGATCAACACAACGATCATGTCCCTGCTCTACAGGCACACGCCCGAAGACTGCCGACTGATCATGATCGACCCGAAAATGCTGGAGCTCTCCGTCTATGATGGCATTCCGCATCTGCTAACCCCGGTTGTGACCGATCCGTCCAAGGCCGTGGTCGCGCTCAAATGGGCCGTGCGCGAGATGGAACAACGCTACAAGAACATGTCCAAGATGGGCGTGCGCAATATTGACGGCTTCAACAAGCGCGTACGGGATTCAATGGCCAAAGGCGCGGATGTCACCCGCACGATCCAGACCGGCTTTGACCCTGAAACCGGCGATCCGATTTATGAGCAGGAAACTCTCGATCTTGAGCCAATGCCATATATCGTCATCGTGGTGGACGAAATGGCCGACCTGATGATGGTTGCAGGCAAAGACATCGAGGGCGCCATCCAGCGTCTGGCCCAGATGGCTCGTGCCGCAGGCATCCATTTGATCATGGCCACACAGCGCCCGTCTGTTGATGTTATTACCGGCACCATCAAGGCCAACTTCCCGACCAGAATGTCCTTCCAGGTCACGTCCAAGATTGACAGCCGCACCATCCTTGGTGAAATGGGCGCCGAGCAGCTTCTTGGCATGGGCGACATGCTTTACATGGCCGGTGGCGGCCGCATCCAGCGCGTTCATGGTGCCTTTGTCGATGACGAAGAGGTCGAAGAAGTCGTCGCTCACTTGAAGCGTCAGGGCACGCCTGAATATCTGGAGGCCGTGACCGAAGAAACCGACTCAGATCAGGCTGACGGGCCTATCGGGGGAGGCGGTTCAAGCGACGCCGAGACACTCTATGACAAGGCTGTCGATATCGTCCTTAGGGATCGCAAAGCCTCCACAAGCTATATTCAGCGCCGCCTGTCCATTGGTTATAACAGGGCAGCAACGCTCATCGAGCAGATGGAAAAGGAAGGTGTCATCAGCCCGGCCAATCACGCTGGCAAACGCGAAATTCTGGTCCCGGAAGAGGGAGCGCCAATGTAA
- a CDS encoding aminotransferase class I/II-fold pyridoxal phosphate-dependent enzyme — MQDERSPFQKLADLLDGVVPNNEKAAQPINMTIGEPRHAFPDFIPEVIMKNAHNFRPYPQMRGTDEFRKAVEDWLNWRYDLGGLPLGEKNILPLNGTREGLFHACVGARDWARSQYGKDTSNAAVLLPNPFYHTYKGAAAAIDSEQVFLNGTAETGFLPDLDELAKETELLDRTIAFYYASPANPQGNVADIATWKKLIALARKHQFFIFADECYSELYRETPPAGILQACEGDFSNVVTFHSLSKRSNLAGMRCGFAAGDAAFMTQWTKYRNLVAPQVSMALQAAAAAAYRDEEHVKENRRLYNEKFDAARRILGNELPYDTPPAGFFLWLDVSAFGDDVSVTQKLWKEVGVKVIPGSYLAREDRSGINPGDGFLRIALVGDLAETEEALTRLRQCLIG, encoded by the coding sequence ATGCAAGACGAACGATCCCCTTTCCAGAAACTCGCAGATCTGCTGGATGGTGTTGTACCCAACAATGAAAAAGCCGCTCAGCCAATCAACATGACGATTGGTGAACCGCGCCACGCTTTCCCGGACTTCATCCCTGAAGTCATCATGAAAAACGCCCATAATTTCCGCCCCTATCCCCAAATGCGCGGCACTGACGAGTTCCGCAAAGCCGTAGAGGATTGGCTGAACTGGCGTTATGATCTGGGCGGTCTTCCTTTGGGCGAAAAGAACATCCTTCCGCTTAACGGCACCCGCGAAGGTCTGTTCCATGCCTGTGTTGGCGCGCGCGACTGGGCCCGCAGCCAATATGGCAAAGACACGAGCAACGCTGCGGTTTTGCTGCCGAACCCCTTCTATCACACCTATAAGGGTGCTGCGGCTGCGATTGATTCTGAGCAGGTTTTCCTCAACGGCACAGCAGAAACCGGCTTCCTGCCAGATCTTGACGAACTCGCCAAGGAAACCGAGCTGCTCGACCGCACCATCGCCTTCTATTATGCTTCGCCAGCAAACCCTCAAGGCAACGTGGCAGACATCGCAACCTGGAAAAAACTGATTGCGCTTGCCCGCAAACACCAGTTCTTCATCTTTGCCGACGAATGCTATTCCGAGCTGTATCGGGAAACACCTCCAGCAGGCATTCTTCAAGCCTGCGAGGGTGACTTTAGCAATGTCGTGACTTTCCACTCGCTCTCCAAACGCTCCAACCTTGCCGGCATGCGCTGTGGCTTTGCCGCTGGTGACGCGGCCTTCATGACCCAGTGGACAAAATACCGCAACCTCGTTGCTCCTCAGGTATCGATGGCGCTACAAGCAGCAGCCGCGGCAGCTTACCGCGACGAAGAGCATGTGAAAGAAAACCGCCGTCTCTACAATGAAAAATTCGATGCAGCACGCCGTATTTTGGGCAATGAATTGCCATACGATACACCACCTGCAGGATTTTTCCTCTGGCTCGACGTCAGCGCTTTTGGCGATGATGTGTCGGTCACCCAGAAGCTTTGGAAGGAAGTAGGCGTAAAGGTCATTCCGGGGTCCTATCTGGCACGCGAAGACCGGTCCGGCATCAACCCGGGCGACGGATTCTTGCGCATCGCTCTGGTAGGAGACCTCGCAGAAACAGAAGAAGCCCTTACCCGGCTGCGTCAGTGTCTGATCGGTTAA
- a CDS encoding outer membrane lipoprotein carrier protein LolA gives MSAKAMHLFNPLKLVFASMLLCIAFSLPQAAQAQMNPESVAALDTISKAFNATRTMNGEFIQTAPNGDTLQGYFFIQRPGKIRFYYSKPSYTDIISDGQTLSIEDRKLKTQDIYPLSKTPLRVLLSEKLDLARDARVRQASIADDIVSVVVEQESLFGDGILTLIFDRESSLLRQWTIRDTNGNDTTVTVFNVETGKPIKPSIFEIKYNLMPK, from the coding sequence GTGTCTGCTAAAGCCATGCATCTTTTCAACCCGTTGAAACTTGTTTTTGCCAGCATGCTGCTTTGCATTGCCTTTAGCCTGCCTCAGGCGGCTCAAGCGCAAATGAATCCTGAATCCGTTGCCGCGCTGGACACGATCTCCAAAGCGTTCAATGCCACACGCACCATGAATGGCGAGTTCATCCAGACCGCGCCAAACGGCGACACACTACAAGGCTATTTCTTCATTCAGCGTCCGGGCAAGATTCGCTTCTACTATTCCAAGCCATCCTACACAGACATCATTTCCGATGGCCAAACCCTGTCGATCGAAGATCGCAAGCTCAAGACCCAGGATATCTACCCGCTCAGCAAGACGCCATTGCGGGTTCTGCTGTCTGAAAAACTGGATCTCGCCCGTGATGCCCGCGTCCGCCAAGCCAGCATCGCTGACGATATCGTATCCGTGGTGGTAGAACAGGAAAGCCTCTTTGGCGATGGAATCCTGACCCTGATTTTCGACAGGGAAAGCTCTCTCCTGAGGCAGTGGACCATCCGCGATACAAATGGCAATGACACGACCGTTACGGTTTTCAATGTTGAAACGGGAAAACCGATCAAACCGTCAATTTTTGAAATCAAATACAATCTGATGCCAAAATAG
- the xth gene encoding exodeoxyribonuclease III produces MTITLATWNINSIRPRLHHIEQFDSDRAPDILCLQETKVINDQFPTATLKKLGYEHFAINGQKSYHGVAILSRIPFAKVDKHGFCDKGDARHVEVTINTDQGPLRIHNFYVPAGGDIPDASVNEKFQHKLDFLAEMKEWLTGNETNNASILVGDLNIAPHENDVWSHKQLLKIVSHTPIEVEALTAVQAAGPWQDVIRNHIPVDHRLYSWWSYRSRDWAKADKGRRLDHIWATDGAADKVSAVEIYRDARGWEKPSDHAPVLAKLDLVHQAS; encoded by the coding sequence GTGACCATCACTCTTGCCACCTGGAACATCAATTCCATCCGCCCACGTCTTCATCATATCGAACAGTTCGATTCAGATCGCGCTCCAGACATCCTTTGCCTTCAGGAAACCAAGGTCATCAACGACCAGTTCCCGACGGCAACCCTGAAGAAGCTGGGCTATGAGCATTTCGCTATCAACGGGCAAAAAAGTTATCACGGTGTGGCAATCCTCTCACGCATTCCCTTCGCCAAAGTCGACAAGCACGGTTTTTGCGACAAAGGCGATGCCCGTCATGTGGAAGTGACCATCAACACCGATCAGGGGCCTTTGCGCATTCACAATTTCTACGTTCCAGCCGGTGGTGATATTCCTGATGCTTCTGTGAACGAGAAGTTCCAGCATAAACTCGATTTCCTTGCTGAAATGAAAGAATGGCTAACCGGTAACGAGACCAACAATGCATCCATTCTGGTAGGAGACCTCAATATCGCGCCCCATGAGAATGATGTTTGGAGCCACAAACAGTTGCTGAAGATCGTCAGCCACACGCCAATCGAAGTGGAAGCGCTCACAGCCGTGCAGGCTGCAGGTCCCTGGCAGGATGTCATTCGCAACCATATTCCGGTTGACCATCGTCTCTATAGCTGGTGGAGCTATCGCTCTCGTGATTGGGCCAAGGCCGACAAGGGGCGCCGCCTCGATCACATATGGGCTACAGATGGCGCGGCAGACAAGGTCAGCGCCGTGGAGATCTATCGTGATGCACGCGGCTGGGAGAAACCTTCCGATCACGCGCCAGTGCTTGCCAAGCTCGATTTGGTACACCAAGCAAGCTAG